The Cheilinus undulatus linkage group 2, ASM1832078v1, whole genome shotgun sequence genome has a window encoding:
- the capns1b gene encoding calpain small subunit 1b, whose translation MFLAKNLLCGIIKVVTDIDPSQFIPSDPPPTRRPLNFEQAHENDEEKQFRRVFHQLAGDDMEVSPNELMNILNKILSKHSGLKTDGFSIESCRSMVAVMDSDSTGKLGFHEFKYLWNNIKRWQGIYLSHDADGSGVICSRELPHAFKAAGFPLNDQLFKMIIRRYSDEHSDMDFDNFIGCLVRLDAMCRAFKTLDKDNSGSIELDVKEWLQLTMYS comes from the exons ATGTTTCTAGCAAAGAACCTGCTCTGTGGAATCATCAAAGTTGTCAC TGACATCGACCCTTCACAGTTCATCCCTTCAGACCCT CCTCCCACTCGCAGACCGCTCAACTTCGAACAGGCTCACGAGAACGATGAGGAGAAACAGTTCCGGAGGGTTTTCCATCAGCTTGCTGGAGAT GATATGGAGGTGAGCCCCAATGAGCTAATGAACATCCTCAACAAAATCCTCTCCAAAC ATTCAGGCCTGAAGACAGACGGTTTCAGCATCGAGTCCTGCAGGAGCATGGTGGCCGTCATGGAT AGTGACAGCACGGGAAAACTGGGCTTCCATGAGTTCAAATACCTGTGGAACAACATCAAGAGGTGGCAG GGAATCTATCTGTCCCATGATGCCGATGGTTCAGGTGTGATCTGCTCTAGAGAGCTGCCACATGCCTTCAAGGCTGCAG GTTTCCCTCTCAATGACCAGCTCTTTAAGATGATTATCCGGCGCTACAGTGATGAGCACAGCGACATGGACTTCGATAACTTCATCGGCTGCCTGGTGCGACTGGACGCCATGTGCA gagCCTTTAAGACTCTGGACAAGGACAACAGCGGCTCTATCGAGCTCGACGTCAAGGAG TGGCTCCAGCTGACGATGTACTCATAA